The region CCGCCTGCGGGTCGTGGCCTCCCTCGCGGCCCTGGGCCGCGGCGACGAGGTCGCCTTCCCCAAGCTGCGCAAGCTGCTCGACATGACCGCCGGAAACCTGTCGACCCACCTCCGCAAGCTGGAGGACGCCGGCTACGTCCGGGTCACCAAGACGCACGAGGGCAGGACGCCTGTGACGTACCTGGCCCTCACCGACAACGGCCGCACCGCGTTCGCGGACTACCAGGCGGCACTGATGGACCTTCTGAAGGGAGCACAGGGATGAGTGCGGTAGAGGTCAGCGGGGTGACCAGGCGCTTCGGCTCCGTCGTCGCCCTCGACGACGTCTCGCTGGACGTGGGGCACGGCGAGCTGGTCGGCCTGCTCGGGCCCAACGGGGCCGGCAAGTCCACGCTGCTGTCGCTGGTCAGCGGCCAGCGGCGGCCCGACACCGGGGTGGTGCGCCTGAACGGTCGCGACCCGCGGGACGCCGGGGCGCGGACGGTGCTCGGCCTGACCCCGCAGGAGACCGGCCTGCCCGCGACGCTGCGGGTGCGCGAGGTGGTCGACTTCGTGGGCGGCCACTACCCCGACCCGGTGCCGACGGGCGAGCTGCTGGAGCAGTTCGGGCTGTCCGACCTGGGCAAGCGGCAGACCGGATCGCTGTCCGGCGGGCAGAAGCGGCGTCTCGCCGTGGCGCTCTCGCTGGTCGGCAGGCCGCGCGTCGTGCTGCTCGACGAGCCCACCACCGGGCTCGACGTGTCCGGCCGCGGCGCGCTCTGGGACGCCATCCGGCAGTACCACGCGAGCGGCGGCACCGTGCTGCTCACCTCCCACTACCTGGAGGAGGTGCAGGCGCTCGCGGAGCGCGTGGTCGTCATCGACCACGGGACCGTGCTCGCCGACGACTCCCTCGAGACCATCCTGGGCCAGGTCGGCGCGCGCCGCGTGCAGTTCACGGACGCCGAGGGGACGCGGCAGGAGCACCTCGTCGCGGACTCCGACGCGTTCGTCCGCGACCTCGTCCGTGCCGGTACCGAGTTCCGGGACCTGGAGATCCGGGGCGCGTCCCTGGAGGAGGCGTTCGGCCAGCTCGTCGATGCCACGAACCAGGCCGGCGCCACGAGCGGCGT is a window of Promicromonospora sukumoe DNA encoding:
- a CDS encoding transcriptional regulator gives rise to the protein MPEELDAVIHAPARLRVVASLAALGRGDEVAFPKLRKLLDMTAGNLSTHLRKLEDAGYVRVTKTHEGRTPVTYLALTDNGRTAFADYQAALMDLLKGAQG
- a CDS encoding ABC transporter ATP-binding protein, coding for MSAVEVSGVTRRFGSVVALDDVSLDVGHGELVGLLGPNGAGKSTLLSLVSGQRRPDTGVVRLNGRDPRDAGARTVLGLTPQETGLPATLRVREVVDFVGGHYPDPVPTGELLEQFGLSDLGKRQTGSLSGGQKRRLAVALSLVGRPRVVLLDEPTTGLDVSGRGALWDAIRQYHASGGTVLLTSHYLEEVQALAERVVVIDHGTVLADDSLETILGQVGARRVQFTDAEGTRQEHLVADSDAFVRDLVRAGTEFRDLEIRGASLEEAFGQLVDATNQAGATSGVDATNEGAVR